One window from the genome of Deinococcota bacterium encodes:
- a CDS encoding cysteine desulfurase: protein MTFEPAHIRKDFPILTRSVHGKPLVYLDSAASSQRPQRVLDAMTDYYQRHHANVHRGAHTLSVEATELYEAARKRVAGFINAPSEASLVFTRNATEALNLIANAWGGKNLAPGDEIVLSEAEHHANLVPWHLIAERTGALIKAIPLREDHRLDIDELGALLSKRTKLVSIGHVSNVLGVINPIREIAAAAHGAGAVMVVDGCQAAPHMPVDVQALDADFYCFSGHKMCGPTGAGALWAKEEVLRAMPPFMGGGEMIRRVYLDKSTYADIPMRFEAGTPNIAEAIGLGAAVDYLSEIGMEAVFAHDRELLLYALERLKALDDVELYGPEGDDRGGIVAFNLRGIHPHDVATALDGEGVAVRAGHHCAQPLMRALGVQSTVRASFYLYTTREEIDAFVEALVKTRDFFAEFA, encoded by the coding sequence ATGACCTTCGAGCCCGCTCATATTCGCAAGGACTTTCCGATCCTGACGCGGAGCGTCCACGGCAAGCCGCTCGTCTACTTAGACAGCGCGGCCTCCTCGCAGCGCCCGCAGAGGGTCTTAGACGCGATGACCGACTACTACCAGCGGCACCACGCCAACGTCCACCGCGGCGCCCACACCCTCTCGGTGGAGGCGACCGAGCTCTACGAGGCGGCGCGCAAGAGGGTGGCCGGGTTTATCAATGCGCCGTCGGAGGCGTCGCTGGTCTTTACCCGCAACGCTACCGAGGCCTTGAACCTGATCGCCAACGCCTGGGGCGGCAAGAACCTGGCGCCCGGCGACGAGATCGTCCTCTCCGAGGCCGAGCACCACGCCAACCTGGTGCCCTGGCACCTCATCGCCGAGCGCACCGGCGCGCTCATCAAGGCGATCCCCCTGCGCGAGGACCACCGCCTCGACATTGATGAGCTGGGGGCCCTGCTGAGCAAACGGACCAAGCTCGTCTCCATCGGCCACGTCTCCAATGTCTTGGGCGTCATCAACCCCATCCGCGAGATCGCCGCGGCCGCGCACGGCGCCGGCGCGGTCATGGTGGTAGACGGCTGTCAGGCGGCGCCGCACATGCCGGTCGACGTGCAGGCACTGGACGCGGACTTCTACTGCTTTTCGGGTCACAAGATGTGCGGCCCGACCGGCGCGGGCGCGCTCTGGGCCAAGGAGGAGGTCCTCCGCGCCATGCCGCCCTTTATGGGTGGCGGCGAGATGATCCGCAGGGTCTACCTGGACAAGAGCACCTACGCCGACATCCCCATGCGCTTCGAGGCGGGCACGCCCAACATCGCCGAGGCCATCGGCCTGGGCGCGGCGGTCGATTACCTGAGCGAGATCGGCATGGAGGCGGTGTTCGCGCACGACCGGGAGCTGTTGCTCTACGCCCTCGAGCGTCTCAAGGCGCTCGACGACGTCGAACTCTATGGCCCCGAGGGCGACGACCGCGGCGGCATCGTCGCCTTCAACCTGCGCGGCATTCACCCCCACGACGTGGCGACGGCCTTGGACGGCGAGGGCGTCGCGGTGCGGGCCGGCCACCACTGCGCGCAGCCGCTCATGCGCGCGCTCGGCGTCCAGTCCACCGTTCGGGCCAGCTTTTACCTCTACACCACCCGTGAGGAGATCGACGCCTTTGTCGAGGCGCTCGTCAAGACGCGCGACTTTTTCGCCGAATTCGCCTGA
- a CDS encoding SUF system NifU family Fe-S cluster assembly protein: MLEALYKEMILEHYKRPRNRGVLDNATVRQEGLNPSCGDELELHLLIDEGTVKDVKFTGVGCAISQSSASLMTEAIKGRRVEEALSLSRKFKDMIRGEPPHDDLGDLKLLQGVAKLHARVKCATLAWVALEEAVGKSGGAG, from the coding sequence ATGCTGGAAGCGCTCTACAAGGAGATGATCTTGGAGCACTACAAGCGCCCGCGCAACCGCGGCGTGCTCGACAACGCCACCGTCCGCCAGGAGGGGCTCAACCCGTCTTGCGGCGACGAACTCGAGCTCCATCTCCTTATCGATGAAGGAACCGTTAAAGACGTCAAGTTCACCGGCGTGGGCTGCGCCATCAGCCAGTCGAGTGCCTCGCTGATGACCGAGGCGATCAAGGGCAGGCGCGTCGAGGAGGCGCTCTCGCTCAGCCGCAAGTTCAAGGACATGATCCGCGGCGAGCCGCCGCACGACGACCTGGGCGACCTGAAGCTCCTGCAGGGCGTCGCCAAGCTGCACGCCCGGGTCAAGTGCGCCACGCTCGCCTGGGTGGCGCTCGAGGAGGCGGTCGGCAAGTCCGGCGGCGCCGGGTGA
- a CDS encoding Ig-like domain-containing protein, whose amino-acid sequence MIVIKAKHLLVLIFSLLVVGACDLPPTPSFSAPSGLLASPEDARVMLEWNAPNVADVAGYNVYRSTERAVAATVDNRLNAALLPGSPTVYIDETATNGTTYYYVVRAVSRSGAESANSNAASAAPRAGALSRPSVTGVRPPDGATNVPLNRGIGADPDLPNSGIDIETMSQATVRLVRVSDGAQVPANPGTSGGFDTITLQPRSQLEPNTLYRFEVTSGLRDQSGQAFVPFSSTFTTGAGNGGPTGPVDFEQVALPGTVDTHYTQLAVGPDGRLYGATLFGQIHRFDISGDGTLGARQVIETITAEEGAARLLIGLTFDPAATADNLVVWTSHTEFPGFDDRGRPLNGADWTGKITRLSGPNLETAQDFVVGLPRSTKDHVTNSIAFGPDGAMYVSQGANTAMGAPDRTWGYRPERLLSAAVLRIDTNMIDTMIGSGPLNVQTEEGGSYDPFAPNAPLTIYASGIRNAYDLLWHSNGQLYVPTNGSGPGGNIPRSPASVSELPEACTQRLDGSLYTGPFIGDSSLNLGGGVQYDARGDGYSIPTTQNDFLFRVEQSGYYGHPNPRRCEYAFFGGNVATNVATAPDQIREYRSGVQPDPNYRGFAFDFGLNPSTNGVIEYQSDIFDGALQGKLLVVRFALGNDLVVMTPGANGAIVETQEGLPGLSGFLDPLALTENPANGHLYVSEFNRQVSGLSVEGEASFLELAQAGSSPRITLLRPRN is encoded by the coding sequence TTGATAGTTATCAAGGCAAAACATCTTCTCGTCCTGATCTTCTCGCTTTTGGTGGTTGGCGCTTGCGACCTGCCCCCCACGCCGTCCTTCTCGGCGCCCTCCGGCTTGCTGGCGAGTCCGGAAGACGCTCGGGTCATGCTCGAGTGGAACGCCCCCAACGTCGCCGATGTGGCGGGGTACAACGTCTACCGGAGCACCGAGCGCGCGGTTGCCGCGACCGTGGACAACCGCTTGAACGCTGCCCTGCTCCCCGGCAGCCCGACGGTGTACATCGACGAGACCGCGACCAACGGCACGACCTACTACTACGTGGTCAGGGCGGTCAGCCGTAGCGGCGCCGAATCGGCGAACTCCAACGCGGCCAGCGCGGCGCCTCGAGCGGGCGCCTTGTCACGGCCTTCGGTGACCGGAGTAAGGCCCCCTGACGGTGCGACGAACGTGCCCTTGAACCGAGGCATCGGCGCCGATCCCGACCTGCCCAACAGCGGCATCGACATCGAGACGATGTCCCAAGCGACCGTGAGGCTGGTTCGCGTCAGCGACGGCGCGCAGGTGCCTGCCAACCCCGGCACCTCCGGCGGCTTCGACACCATCACCCTGCAGCCGCGAAGCCAACTCGAGCCCAACACCCTGTACCGCTTCGAGGTGACCAGCGGCCTCAGGGACCAGAGCGGTCAGGCCTTTGTCCCCTTCAGCAGCACCTTTACCACCGGGGCCGGCAACGGCGGTCCGACCGGGCCGGTCGACTTCGAGCAGGTGGCCCTGCCCGGCACCGTCGATACCCACTACACCCAGCTCGCCGTCGGCCCCGACGGCAGGCTTTACGGCGCCACCCTCTTCGGGCAGATTCACCGCTTCGACATTAGTGGTGACGGCACGCTCGGCGCCCGTCAGGTGATCGAGACCATCACCGCCGAGGAGGGCGCGGCCCGCCTCTTGATCGGCCTCACCTTCGATCCCGCCGCGACCGCCGACAACCTGGTGGTGTGGACCAGCCACACCGAGTTTCCCGGCTTCGACGACCGCGGTAGGCCCTTAAACGGCGCCGACTGGACGGGCAAGATCACCAGGCTGAGCGGTCCCAACCTCGAGACCGCCCAGGACTTCGTGGTGGGCCTGCCGCGCTCGACCAAGGACCACGTGACCAACTCGATCGCCTTTGGCCCCGACGGCGCCATGTACGTCTCCCAAGGCGCCAACACCGCCATGGGGGCGCCGGACCGGACCTGGGGCTACCGGCCCGAGCGGCTGTTGAGCGCGGCCGTCTTGCGCATCGACACCAATATGATCGACACCATGATCGGCTCAGGGCCGCTCAACGTCCAAACCGAAGAGGGCGGCAGCTACGACCCCTTCGCGCCGAACGCGCCGCTGACCATCTACGCCAGCGGCATTCGCAACGCCTACGATCTGCTCTGGCACTCCAACGGCCAGCTCTACGTGCCCACCAACGGCTCGGGGCCGGGCGGCAACATCCCGCGCAGCCCGGCCAGCGTGAGCGAGCTGCCTGAGGCCTGCACCCAGCGTCTCGACGGGAGCCTCTACACGGGTCCCTTCATCGGCGATTCGTCGCTCAACCTCGGCGGCGGCGTCCAGTACGACGCCCGCGGTGACGGCTACTCCATACCGACCACCCAGAACGATTTTCTCTTCAGGGTGGAGCAAAGCGGCTACTACGGCCATCCCAACCCCAGGCGCTGCGAGTACGCCTTTTTCGGCGGCAATGTCGCCACCAATGTCGCCACTGCCCCCGACCAGATAAGGGAGTACAGGAGCGGCGTCCAGCCCGACCCCAACTACCGCGGCTTCGCCTTCGACTTCGGTCTCAACCCCTCGACCAACGGCGTCATCGAATACCAGAGCGATATCTTCGACGGCGCCTTGCAGGGCAAGCTCCTGGTGGTCCGCTTCGCGCTCGGCAACGACCTCGTGGTGATGACGCCGGGGGCGAACGGCGCCATCGTGGAGACGCAGGAGGGTCTGCCGGGCCTTTCCGGTTTCCTGGACCCGCTGGCGCTCACCGAGAACCCCGCCAACGGCCACCTCTACGTCTCCGAGTTCAACCGCCAGGTGTCGGGCTTGTCCGTAGAAGGCGAGGCTTCTTTCCTCGAGCTCGCCCAAGCCGGTTCCAGCCCGAGGATCACGCTCTTGCGGCCCAGGAACTGA